One part of the Moorena sp. SIOASIH genome encodes these proteins:
- a CDS encoding Uma2 family endonuclease, with translation MTLIKTKRFSLAEYHRLIDNGFLTEDDRVELIRGELIQMVAKGTSHSVCNTKLWRELDRLVGDRGVVRGQEPIILSNDSEPEPDVAIAWGQADDYLSNHPYPKDIFLVIEVSDSTLEYDQTVKLSLYSENQIQDYWIVNLVAGQLECYTQPYQDTQRNFGYRVKRVVLPNETVTIPGLGDLSLELTRVFPG, from the coding sequence ATGACCCTGATCAAAACTAAACGCTTTAGCCTAGCTGAGTATCATCGCTTGATTGATAATGGTTTTCTAACAGAAGATGACCGGGTGGAATTGATTCGGGGAGAGTTAATACAAATGGTGGCGAAGGGTACGTCCCACTCGGTTTGCAACACTAAGTTATGGCGAGAGTTGGACAGACTAGTAGGCGACCGTGGGGTGGTACGGGGACAGGAACCAATCATCCTATCGAACGACAGTGAACCGGAACCGGATGTTGCGATCGCATGGGGTCAGGCGGATGACTACTTGTCAAATCACCCTTATCCAAAGGATATATTCCTAGTGATTGAGGTGTCAGATTCAACCCTGGAGTATGACCAAACCGTAAAGCTATCCTTATATTCAGAAAACCAAATTCAGGATTACTGGATTGTTAACCTGGTGGCTGGTCAACTAGAGTGCTATACTCAGCCCTATCAAGATACTCAAAGAAATTTCGGCTATCGTGTCAAACGGGTGGTGTTGCCCAATGAAACGGTTACCATTCCTGGTCTTGGAGATTTGTCCCTAGAGTTAACTCGTGTGTTTCCAGGTTGA
- a CDS encoding DEAD/DEAH box helicase, producing MSELFLWQLAYHLSGSTLLGITEQEPLGSLPIPIRTATLKTVKKFKPDAIDLRLNQKSPLDFAEGEYELVENCDYKSSLQFETIEKQDNNSTDRLLRLLQKLPERYPSYQQVALELLRQAVDNGKSHLAVADFQPSVATLALAFLDTVALVERVALLYGLPVILPKVEIYLVGSIDEFGVTQLLHQYRGVDLTETTNRIDSSQTSVALVTTQELPKDVDFVSATESLNRYPPENSHSFNDLEKIAARFVAKVGDVSPLPAHPVSFERPTLDYFARRYFLIAELKPEQVQLIQKALGNESILGLLPTGFGKSLIFQLYALLIPRTTLVISPLNALIRDQVHNLNRIGLKCVESITYSDSAKKKQDKLENLHSGLYRLLYISPERLQISEFYNDLKAKIQESPVSALVIDEAHCVSEWGHDFRPAYLQIERLQQTLEDACGRKIPIIALTATASEPVRKDIMRVLRLSQDSIEQLASSDRPNFSLSVHPVSKPQQKPDVLADLLKEVVPQILSIPFEELILKGDKPVHAGVIFSGSPRVVMII from the coding sequence TTGAGCGAACTATTCTTGTGGCAACTTGCTTACCATCTTTCCGGTTCTACGCTGTTGGGTATAACAGAGCAAGAGCCTTTAGGTTCTCTACCCATTCCAATACGAACTGCTACTCTTAAAACAGTTAAGAAATTTAAGCCGGATGCCATTGACTTGAGATTAAATCAAAAATCTCCTCTTGATTTCGCAGAAGGCGAATATGAGTTGGTAGAAAATTGTGATTATAAAAGCTCTTTACAGTTTGAAACTATAGAAAAACAAGACAATAATTCGACTGATAGATTACTAAGACTTTTGCAGAAGCTTCCAGAGCGTTACCCTAGCTATCAACAAGTAGCTCTCGAATTATTAAGACAAGCAGTAGATAACGGTAAGTCACATCTTGCAGTAGCTGATTTCCAGCCTAGTGTTGCAACCCTGGCTTTAGCTTTTTTAGATACAGTAGCCCTAGTAGAGCGAGTTGCACTGTTGTATGGACTACCTGTCATCCTACCAAAGGTAGAAATTTATCTAGTAGGCTCAATTGATGAATTTGGGGTGACGCAGCTACTGCATCAGTATCGAGGTGTTGATTTAACTGAAACAACTAATCGCATCGATTCTTCCCAAACATCTGTAGCATTAGTAACCACACAAGAGTTACCAAAAGATGTTGATTTTGTATCTGCGACTGAGTCTTTAAATCGTTATCCACCTGAGAATAGCCACAGCTTTAATGATTTAGAAAAAATCGCTGCTAGGTTTGTAGCTAAGGTTGGAGATGTTTCACCTTTGCCAGCACATCCAGTGTCTTTTGAAAGACCAACCCTAGACTATTTTGCTCGTCGCTATTTCCTTATAGCAGAACTCAAACCTGAGCAAGTACAACTTATACAAAAGGCTTTAGGTAATGAGTCAATATTGGGACTTTTACCAACAGGTTTTGGTAAATCCTTGATATTTCAACTCTATGCTTTATTAATTCCTCGTACAACTTTAGTAATTAGTCCTCTAAATGCATTAATCCGCGACCAAGTCCATAATTTAAATCGCATTGGATTAAAGTGTGTAGAATCTATTACTTACAGTGATTCAGCTAAAAAAAAGCAAGATAAATTAGAAAATCTTCACTCTGGTCTCTACCGATTACTATATATATCACCTGAGCGTTTACAAATATCGGAGTTTTACAATGATTTAAAAGCGAAAATACAGGAATCTCCAGTTAGTGCTTTAGTGATTGACGAAGCCCACTGTGTTTCTGAATGGGGACACGATTTTAGACCTGCTTATCTACAAATCGAACGTTTGCAGCAAACTTTGGAAGATGCTTGTGGACGAAAAATACCAATTATTGCTCTGACCGCAACCGCTTCTGAGCCAGTTCGTAAAGATATTATGCGCGTCTTGAGGCTATCTCAGGATAGCATAGAGCAACTGGCTAGTAGCGATCGCCCCAACTTCAGTCTTTCGGTACACCCCGTAAGCAAACCTCAGCAGAAGCCAGATGTACTGGCTGATTTGCTAAAAGAAGTTGTTCCTCAAATACTTAGTATTCCTTTTGAAGAATTGATTTTGAAAGGAGATAAACCTGTTCATGCTGGAGTTATCTTTAGTGGCTCTCCTAGAGTAGTTATGATTATTTAA
- a CDS encoding FAD-dependent hydroxylase has product MALELVIKTTSASNQSFDYDLAIVGGGITGSTLACALKHSGLSVLLIEAKPKSVAAARVQAYALSILSGRIFAGIGVWDKILPQISTFRQIRLSDANHSGVVHFSPSDLGTNALGYVGEHRPVLTSLQEFLTDCPNVDWLCPAEVVDVDYQESGVEITVKEGDTKHRIRTRLVVAADGARSQIRTRARITTRGWKYWQSCVTARIKTEKPHNNTAFERFWPSGPMGVLPLSENRCQVVWTAPHAEAKALQELDEDQFLAKLEYYTGGLLGRLELECDRYLFPVQLMQSDRYIQSRLALIGDAAHCCHPVGGQGLNLGIRDAAALAQVLTEAHQAGEDIGAIAVLKRYENWRKQENLVILGFTDTLDRIFSNNWLPIVGIRRLGLWMLRRIRPVKIYALQLMTGLRGNIPQVAQQ; this is encoded by the coding sequence ATGGCGCTGGAACTGGTGATTAAAACTACCTCAGCAAGCAATCAAAGTTTTGATTACGACCTAGCCATTGTGGGTGGTGGCATTACTGGTTCTACCCTGGCCTGTGCGTTGAAACATTCTGGGTTGAGCGTATTACTCATAGAAGCTAAACCGAAGTCAGTGGCAGCTGCCAGGGTACAAGCCTATGCTTTGTCTATCCTCTCAGGGCGTATTTTCGCAGGTATTGGGGTTTGGGATAAAATCCTGCCGCAGATTAGCACATTTCGGCAGATCAGGCTTTCCGATGCTAACCATTCCGGTGTCGTGCATTTTTCCCCTTCAGATTTAGGTACCAACGCCCTAGGGTATGTGGGAGAACACCGTCCGGTGCTAACGTCGTTGCAAGAATTTTTGACAGATTGCCCCAACGTTGACTGGCTGTGTCCAGCAGAAGTAGTAGATGTAGACTATCAGGAGTCTGGGGTCGAGATTACTGTCAAGGAGGGTGATACTAAGCATCGAATTAGGACAAGGCTAGTGGTGGCGGCGGATGGAGCGCGATCGCAAATTCGGACTAGGGCTAGGATTACGACTCGTGGCTGGAAATACTGGCAATCTTGCGTCACTGCCCGGATTAAAACCGAAAAGCCCCATAATAATACGGCTTTTGAACGCTTCTGGCCTAGTGGTCCGATGGGGGTGCTGCCCTTGTCAGAGAATCGCTGCCAGGTGGTGTGGACAGCACCCCATGCTGAAGCCAAAGCTTTACAAGAACTAGACGAAGATCAGTTTCTCGCTAAGCTGGAATACTACACTGGTGGTCTGTTGGGTCGCTTGGAGTTGGAATGCGATCGCTATTTGTTTCCAGTGCAATTGATGCAGAGCGATCGCTATATTCAGTCACGATTAGCACTGATTGGTGATGCTGCCCATTGTTGCCATCCTGTCGGTGGTCAAGGACTAAACCTCGGCATTCGCGATGCTGCTGCCCTTGCCCAAGTCTTGACTGAAGCACACCAAGCAGGGGAAGATATTGGAGCTATAGCGGTCCTTAAGCGCTATGAAAACTGGCGCAAGCAAGAGAATCTGGTCATCTTAGGGTTTACCGATACCCTGGATCGGATCTTTTCCAACAACTGGTTACCAATAGTCGGGATACGCCGTCTCGGGTTATGGATGCTGCGCCGGATTCGTCCAGTGAAGATTTATGCCTTACAGTTGATGACTGGTTTGAGGGGAAATATTCCTCAAGTTGCTCAACAATAG
- a CDS encoding DUF29 domain-containing protein — MEKAYTKDFNSWTQQTAQLLREGRWQEIDLENLIEEVEDLGKSERRGITSQLIRLLLHLLKWQYQHQRRSDSWLDSISDARTQIELAIEDSPSLRSYPAEQLEQSYQRARRKAAQQTGMSVSVFPEACPYSLELILDQDWLPEPEY, encoded by the coding sequence GTGGAAAAAGCATACACAAAAGACTTTAATTCCTGGACACAACAAACAGCACAGTTGTTGCGAGAAGGTCGTTGGCAAGAGATTGACTTAGAAAATCTGATTGAGGAGGTTGAAGACTTGGGCAAGAGTGAAAGGCGGGGAATTACTAGCCAATTGATTCGCCTGCTGTTACATTTGCTCAAGTGGCAATACCAGCATCAGCGTCGCTCGGATAGCTGGCTGGATTCGATTTCTGACGCTCGGACTCAGATTGAGCTAGCTATTGAAGATAGTCCGAGTCTCAGGAGCTATCCAGCCGAGCAGCTGGAACAAAGCTATCAGCGGGCTCGCCGCAAGGCAGCCCAGCAAACCGGAATGTCTGTTTCGGTTTTCCCAGAGGCTTGCCCCTATTCTCTTGAATTGATTTTAGATCAGGATTGGTTACCAGAACCTGAATATTAA